The window GCGGTGGAGGCGCGGCTGGTCGCGCTCACCAACATCGACCTGGAGCATGCGGTGGCGCGGCGGACGTTCCGCGAGGATTTGTATTACCGGCTGAACGTGGTGCCGCTGGGGATCGCGCCGCTGCGGGAGCGGCCGCAGGACGTGGCGCCGCTGGCGGAGCATCTGCTGGCGCAGCTCGCCGAGGTCCACCGCAAGGCGCGGCCGGCGTTCTCCAGCGCGGCGCTGCGCGCGCTCGAGGACTACCCGTTCCCCGGAAACGTCCGGGAGCTGCGGAATATCCTGGAACGCGCGGTGGTCTACGGCACGGGCGCGGAGATACGCGTGGAAGACCTGCCGGCACATGTGGCGGGCGCTAAGGCGAAGAAGCAGACGCTGGAAGAGCTGGAGCGCGCGTACATCGCCGAGGTGCTGGAGTTCACGCGCGGCAAGAAGTCGCAGGCGGCGGCGATCCTCGGCATCAGCCGGAAGACGCTGCTGGAGAAGCGCAAGCGCTACGGGTTGGACTGATCTTCGAGGACGAAGTCAGTAGGTGCTGGGCGGCTTTCCAACAGCTCGCGCTTCAGGTCGTCATATCCGGACGTGGTTTCCGGAATGAAGATCGACCCGTAAAGGTAGCCGAAGAACCCGCCATAGTTGGAAAGTGTCATTCCGCGGACGCTCAGGAGAGGCAAACCGATGCTGCGTTCGTGAATTCGTAGCGTGGCGTCACGGAATACGGTCTTTCCGGTATAAGCAGTGGACTCAATACGATCGGGAAGAACCATGACAACGTAACGTCGACCAAGCCACCCGAATATGAAGACAAACAGGACAAACAGCACGCGGATGGGAGCACTCTTGGCGACGTATTCTTGGCCCAGGATCAACCAATCCCAAAGCGTAAGAAAGCCAAGCATCGCTGCCCAGAGTGCCAGGTAGCGGACCGGAAGTTGGACTCTGTAGATGCGCGGTTTGGCCTCGGTCATGGCGAACGATATTACACCCAGCTCCGTATCCCGCTTCCCCCGCTTCCTTTGCGCTCATTCACACAGGCATTCTAGGCCTCGTGTGATACTTGTAGAACGTGAAGCTGCGCGTCGCCTGGATCGGGAAGACGAAGGAGTCGGCCATCACGGCGCTGACGGTGGAGTACATGCGCCGCATCGGGCGGTACTGCGCGACCGAGGCGATGGAGCTGGGGTCGGAAGACGCGCTGCTCAAGGCGCTGGAGAAGCTGAGCGGGCGGACGCGGCCGGTGCTGGTGATCCTCGACCAGCGCGGGCGGCAGTTCACCTCGGAGGAGTTTGCGGAGTTCCTGAGCGACCAGCAGGACCGCGGGACGCAGCAGCTCATCTTCGCCATCGGTCCGGCGGACGGTTTCACCGCCGCGGCGCGCCACGCCGCCGACCTGACGCTGGCGTTCGGCAAGATGACGCTGGCGCACGAGCTGGCGCGGGTGGTGCTGCTGGAGCAGCTCTATCGGGCGTTTACAATCCTCAAGGGACATCCGTACCACACCGGACACTAAATCGTTTCCCGTTTCCCGTTCCCGGTTTCCCGAAAAACAGGGCCACGGGAAACGGGAAACCGGAAACTGGAAACGCCTTCGAGCATGGCAGAGACACGACGCGGCCTCATCATCGTGAACACCGGCCCGGGCAAGGGCAAGACCACCGCCGCCATGGGGACGGCGCTGCGCGCGGTGGGCAACGGGATGAAGGTCCTGATGCTGCAGTTCCTGAAGGGCTCGTGGCACTACGGCGAGCTGGACGCGGTGGCGGCCTTCGGCGACAAGTTCGTGATGAAGCAGATGGGGCGCGGCTTCGTGAAGGTGGGCGGCGCGGAGACCGATCCCGAAGACGTGAAGCTGGTCGAAGCCGCGTGGCAGGAGGCCGAGCAGGCCATCCTGTCGGGCCAGTGGGACCTGGTGGTGCTGGACGAGATCAACTACGCCATCGGGTACAAGATGCTCGACCCGGCGAAGGTGGTCGAGGTGCTGAAGCGCAAGCCGGAGCAGGTGCACGTGATCCTGACGGGGAGGAACGCGCATCCGTCGATCGTCGAGGTGGCCGACACGGTGACGGAGATGCGCGAGGTCAAGCACGCATACCAGAAGGGCATCATGGCGCAGCGGGGGATCGAGTACTGACGAGTTGCGAGTCGTTAGTTGCGAGTTGTTAGCGGCCGATTCCCCATTCCCTCCATCCCCATTTAGAATTACCCCTTCACGGCTACTCGCACCTCGCAACACATAGCTCGCACCTCCCTATGGCCTGGTTCAAGCGCACCGACACCGAACTCGAAGTCTCCGAGGGGACGAAGAAGGTCCGGACCGAGGGCCTGTGGGTGAAGTGTGACGGGTGCCGGCAGATCATCTGGAAGAAGGACCTGGAGGAGAACGCGAACGTGTGCCCGAAGTGCGAGCGGCACTTCCGCATCGACGCGCGCTCGCGGCTGGAGCTGCTGCTCGACCCCGGGTTCAAGATCGAGGACACCGGGATCGTCTCGACCGACCCGCTGAACTTCGTGGACATCAAGCCCTACAAGGAGCGGCTGGCGAAGGCGCAGGAAGAGACCGACCTGGCGGACGCCATCCTGAACGCCGAGGGCACGCTGAAGGGCAAGCCGGTGGTGGTGAGCGCGATGGAGTACTCGTTCATCGGGGGCTCGATGGGCGCGGTGGTGGGCGAGGGCATCACGCGGGCGATCGAGCGCGCGACGTTTCAGCGGCATCCGCTGGTGATCGTGTCGGCTTCCGGCGGCGCGCGCATGATGGAAGGCGTGGTCTCGCTGATGCAGATGGCGAAGATCTCGGCGGCGCTGGCGCGGCTGGACGAGGCGGGCGTGCCCTACATCAGCGTGCTCACCGACCCGACGACCGGCGGCGTGACCGCCAGCTACGCCATGCTGGGCGACCTGAACATCGCGGAGCCGGGCGCGCTCATCGGGTTCGCCGGGCCGCGGGTGATCGAGCAGACCATCCGGCAGAAGCTGCCCGAGGGCTTCCAGCGCTCGGAATTCCTGCTGGAGAAGGGCTTCCTCGACGCCATCGTGCACCGCCGCGAGATGAAGGACTACATCGCGCGGGCGCTGGAGTTCATGGCCGCGTGACGGGGCAGCAATAAGCAATTAGCGATTAGCCTGATTGTCTCTGTGCGCTCGATGTCGCTCAGCGCGCTCTGCGTTTCAAAGGTTGTGACTTTGCTCCGCGTTCATCCGCGATGAGGTCTTTGACTTTGACCTACGACGTTGCCGTCGAGAAGCTGCTGGCGCTGGGGCACGAGCTGCACCAGACGCCTGCGGCGAAGTTCGACCTCGCGCACATGCGGGTGCTGCTGGAAGCGATGGGGCATCCCGAGCGGCGGTTTGGGAGCGTGCTGATCGCCGGGACGAACGGCAAAGGCTCGACCGCGGCGACGCTGGCTTCCATCCTCGCGGCTGCGGGACATCGCACCGGGCTCTACACTTCCCCGCACCTGATCCGCATCAACGAGCGCATCCAGGTCTTTTCTTCGAACGGCGGGGGCGAGGAGATCAGCGAGCCGGAATTTGCCGAGATGCACCAGCGCGTGGACGAGGTCTCGCAGCGGCTGGTGCGCGAGGGCAAGCTGCCCTGGCATCCAAGCTTCTTCGAGACGCTGACCGCGATGGCGTTCGAGTACTTCGCCTCGGCCGGGGTGGAGATCGCGGTGCTCGAGGTCGGGATGGGCGGGCGGCTGGACGCGACCAACGTCACCGAGCCGGCGCTGGCGGTCATCACCGATATCGCGCTCGACCACCAGAAGTTCCTCGGGAACACCATCGCGGAGATCGCATGCGAGAAAGCGGGGATCATCCGCGCCAACGGGGTGCTGGTGACGCTGCCGCAGCATCCGGAGGCGAACGACGTGATCGGGCGAGCAGCCCTCGAGAAGAATGCCCGGGCTGTGAGCGCGGTTCCCTTCATGCCGAGTATCACGCCCGCGGGCGAGTGGTCAGTGACCAGTGGCCAGTGGCCAGAAAAGCCAGCGAAAGCGGGGCTGGCCACTGAACACCAGCCACTGAACACTGGCTACCAGCTTGAGGTGCTTGGGCAGTCCATCAGCGTCGCTTCCCCGCTGCTCGGGCGGCACCAGCTGCGCAACGTCGCGCTGGCGATCGCGGCGGCGGTGGAACTGAACCAGTTCGGGTTCAAGGTGACGGCGCGGGACATCGAGCGCGGGATCCGGGAGACGCGCTGGCCGGGGCGCCTGCAGCTCGTCGAGCGCGACGGCCAGCAGTACCTGCTCGACGTCGCGCACAACCCGGCCGGCGCCTGGGCGCTGCGGTCGGCGCTTTCCACATACTTCGAAGAGCGGCCGCTGGTGTTCGTGTTCGCGGCGCTGCGCGACAAGGCGATCGCGGAAATGGCCGACATCCTGTTCCCTCTGGCCGAACACGTGGTCGCGACCACGGTCGGGAACCCGCGCGCGGCCTCGGCGGCGGAGGTCGCGCAGGCCGCGGCGCGCACCGGCGCCGACACGCTCACCCGTTCAAGCGCCGCGGAGGCGCTTCAGGCCGCGAAAACGCTGGCCGGCGACAAATCGTTGGTCGTCGTTACCGGTTCCATCTATCTTGTTGGGGAAGCTCTCCCGCTTCTCCAATGAGCGCGCCCGATCGCCCGATCACCGGAACACCCGATCGCCCGATCCCCAAGAAGGGCGGGAGGCTGAGCTACCTGCGCTCCATCGTCATCCTCAACAACCTGATCTACCTGTACACGGTGGTGATGGGGGCGCTGTCA of the Terriglobales bacterium genome contains:
- the accD gene encoding acetyl-CoA carboxylase, carboxyltransferase subunit beta, translated to MAWFKRTDTELEVSEGTKKVRTEGLWVKCDGCRQIIWKKDLEENANVCPKCERHFRIDARSRLELLLDPGFKIEDTGIVSTDPLNFVDIKPYKERLAKAQEETDLADAILNAEGTLKGKPVVVSAMEYSFIGGSMGAVVGEGITRAIERATFQRHPLVIVSASGGARMMEGVVSLMQMAKISAALARLDEAGVPYISVLTDPTTGGVTASYAMLGDLNIAEPGALIGFAGPRVIEQTIRQKLPEGFQRSEFLLEKGFLDAIVHRREMKDYIARALEFMAA
- a CDS encoding 23S rRNA (pseudouridine(1915)-N(3))-methyltransferase RlmH → MKLRVAWIGKTKESAITALTVEYMRRIGRYCATEAMELGSEDALLKALEKLSGRTRPVLVILDQRGRQFTSEEFAEFLSDQQDRGTQQLIFAIGPADGFTAAARHAADLTLAFGKMTLAHELARVVLLEQLYRAFTILKGHPYHTGH
- a CDS encoding sigma-54 dependent transcriptional regulator, translated to MPRAPQSRSASSPSSAATSAFQAFDSEKLFVARDPKSIKLLEQVKKVAPTDATVLIRGESGTGKDLLAELIHFLSERAGEPFVKIDCASLPHELVESELFGYEKGAFTGATEAKRGRLELAGRGTLVLDEIAALSMPAQAKLLRVIEERKFDRLGGSRAVAVEARLVALTNIDLEHAVARRTFREDLYYRLNVVPLGIAPLRERPQDVAPLAEHLLAQLAEVHRKARPAFSSAALRALEDYPFPGNVRELRNILERAVVYGTGAEIRVEDLPAHVAGAKAKKQTLEELERAYIAEVLEFTRGKKSQAAAILGISRKTLLEKRKRYGLD
- the cobO gene encoding cob(I)yrinic acid a,c-diamide adenosyltransferase; this translates as MAETRRGLIIVNTGPGKGKTTAAMGTALRAVGNGMKVLMLQFLKGSWHYGELDAVAAFGDKFVMKQMGRGFVKVGGAETDPEDVKLVEAAWQEAEQAILSGQWDLVVLDEINYAIGYKMLDPAKVVEVLKRKPEQVHVILTGRNAHPSIVEVADTVTEMREVKHAYQKGIMAQRGIEY
- a CDS encoding folylpolyglutamate synthase/dihydrofolate synthase family protein, with translation MTLTYDVAVEKLLALGHELHQTPAAKFDLAHMRVLLEAMGHPERRFGSVLIAGTNGKGSTAATLASILAAAGHRTGLYTSPHLIRINERIQVFSSNGGGEEISEPEFAEMHQRVDEVSQRLVREGKLPWHPSFFETLTAMAFEYFASAGVEIAVLEVGMGGRLDATNVTEPALAVITDIALDHQKFLGNTIAEIACEKAGIIRANGVLVTLPQHPEANDVIGRAALEKNARAVSAVPFMPSITPAGEWSVTSGQWPEKPAKAGLATEHQPLNTGYQLEVLGQSISVASPLLGRHQLRNVALAIAAAVELNQFGFKVTARDIERGIRETRWPGRLQLVERDGQQYLLDVAHNPAGAWALRSALSTYFEERPLVFVFAALRDKAIAEMADILFPLAEHVVATTVGNPRAASAAEVAQAAARTGADTLTRSSAAEALQAAKTLAGDKSLVVVTGSIYLVGEALPLLQ